A part of Variovorax sp. HW608 genomic DNA contains:
- a CDS encoding methyl-accepting chemotaxis protein, which yields MKAFANLRIAPKLLVSFIAVLALTVVVGVFSIVQLSKVNAMSTEITTNWMPATRTLLEVKGLMARYRSTELQHILSDTLTEMSEYEKAMGNSWNELQKNLGEYEKLISEPEEREIYPAYKKALAQYATEHGKVVALSRAQKKDDATAMIRGESLKINRELDEMIDKLAAVKIAGAAKANDTAAAVYASARVWVLGLLVGSIVVGLVLAFTIARAVAGPLSEAVKVAQSVAAGDLTSRIDAQTTDETGMLLAALKQMNDSLVRIVGEVRTGTDTIATASSQIASGNQDLSSRTEEQASSLEETAASMEELTSTVKQNADNARQANQLAVSASEVAVRGGGVVNQVVDTMGSINASSRKIVDIIGVIDGIAFQTNILALNAAVEAARAGEQGRGFAVVASEVRNLAQRSAAAAKEIKTLIGDSVEKVEEGSRQVAEAGRTMDEIVGSVKRVTDIMSEITAASQEQTSGIEQVNQAITQMDQVTQQNAALVEEAAAAAGSLQEQAASLVKSVSIFRLGSDSEAVHAIAQAQAKSAPAASPRAAKSAPTAKPASAAARPQAVARTEPSGDWTEF from the coding sequence ATGAAAGCATTCGCCAATCTCCGGATCGCACCTAAGCTGCTCGTGTCCTTCATCGCGGTCCTTGCGTTGACCGTCGTCGTCGGCGTGTTCTCGATCGTGCAGCTCTCGAAGGTCAACGCCATGTCGACCGAGATCACGACCAACTGGATGCCGGCCACCCGCACCCTGCTCGAAGTCAAGGGCCTCATGGCGCGATATCGCTCGACCGAGCTGCAGCACATCCTCTCGGACACGCTGACCGAGATGTCCGAGTACGAGAAGGCGATGGGCAACAGCTGGAACGAGCTGCAGAAGAACCTTGGCGAGTACGAGAAGCTGATCTCGGAGCCCGAGGAGCGCGAAATCTACCCGGCCTACAAGAAGGCCCTGGCCCAGTACGCCACGGAGCATGGAAAGGTCGTTGCGCTCTCGCGCGCACAGAAGAAGGACGACGCGACGGCCATGATCCGCGGTGAATCGCTGAAGATCAACCGCGAGCTCGACGAGATGATCGACAAGCTGGCCGCGGTGAAAATCGCCGGCGCCGCCAAGGCCAACGACACCGCCGCGGCGGTCTACGCCAGCGCGCGGGTGTGGGTCCTCGGCCTCTTGGTGGGCAGCATCGTGGTCGGACTCGTGCTCGCGTTCACCATCGCCCGCGCCGTCGCCGGGCCCCTCTCGGAGGCGGTGAAGGTGGCCCAGTCGGTCGCCGCCGGTGATCTCACCAGCCGCATCGATGCACAGACCACGGACGAGACCGGCATGCTGCTCGCCGCGCTGAAGCAGATGAACGACAGCCTCGTGAGGATCGTCGGCGAAGTGCGCACCGGCACGGACACGATCGCGACCGCATCGAGCCAGATCGCGAGCGGCAACCAGGACCTGTCGTCGCGCACCGAGGAGCAGGCCAGTTCGCTCGAAGAGACCGCTGCCTCGATGGAAGAACTCACCAGCACCGTGAAGCAGAATGCGGACAACGCGCGCCAGGCGAACCAGCTCGCGGTGTCGGCCTCGGAAGTGGCGGTGCGCGGCGGCGGCGTGGTGAATCAGGTCGTGGACACGATGGGCTCGATCAATGCGTCCTCGCGCAAGATCGTGGACATCATCGGCGTCATCGACGGCATCGCCTTCCAGACCAACATCCTCGCGCTGAACGCGGCTGTTGAAGCCGCTCGCGCCGGTGAACAAGGCCGTGGTTTCGCGGTCGTGGCTTCCGAAGTGCGCAACCTCGCGCAGCGCTCGGCAGCCGCAGCGAAGGAAATCAAGACCCTGATCGGCGACTCGGTCGAGAAGGTCGAGGAGGGCAGCAGGCAGGTCGCCGAAGCCGGCCGCACGATGGACGAGATCGTGGGCAGCGTGAAGCGCGTGACCGACATCATGAGCGAGATCACCGCGGCGAGCCAGGAGCAGACCTCGGGCATCGAGCAGGTCAACCAGGCGATCACGCAGATGGACCAGGTCACGCAGCAGAACGCCGCGCTGGTCGAGGAAGCCGCCGCCGCCGCAGGCTCGCTGCAGGAGCAGGCCGCGAGCCTCGTCAAGTCCGTGAGCATCTTCCGCCTCGGCAGCGACAGCGAGGCCGTGCACGCGATCGCGCAGGCCCAAGCGAAGAGCGCGCCCGCCGCATCCCCGCGCGCGGCCAAGTCCGCGCCCACCGCGAAGCCGGCGTCCGCCGCAGCGCGGCCGCAGGCTGTTGCACGCACCGAACCCTCGGGCGACTGGACCGAATTCTGA
- a CDS encoding methyl-accepting chemotaxis protein produces MKFLSNVRIGTRLAIGFGIVLALTIVSSVFALVSARSTAEATRQMMESPLAKERLISDWYVLTYSAIARTSMIAKTTDETLPVTFADVISDSVKRGTEINSKVEALLVTDDEKSMFKSIMERRAKYQAAKEVVSKAKASGDSAETERAFKEQFQPAAKAYETGVLDLLSMERKAINDMSQAIDAANARAFTLRVAFFVLTMVFGGGFAVLISRSIVKPLGEAVKLAETVAAGDLSSRIEVQSKDETGQLMRALKEMNESLARVVGEVRTGTDTIATASTQIASGNQDLSSRTEEQASSLEETAASMEELTSTVKQNADNARQANQLAVSASEVAVRGGSVVSQVVDTMGSINASSRKIVDIIGVIDGIAFQTNILALNAAVEAARAGEQGKGFAVVAAEVRNLAQRSAAAAKEIKGLIDDSVGKVEEGSRQVAEAGRTMDEIVGSVKRVTDIMGEITAASQEQTSGIEQVNQAIAQMDQVTQQNAALVEEAAAAAGSLQDQATSLVQAVSVFRLDAHAQVKAAPAAKRAPPAAPKGRARPAPAVRGKAVKTEPRLATSGAASGDWTEF; encoded by the coding sequence ATGAAATTCCTGTCCAACGTACGCATCGGCACCCGCCTGGCCATCGGCTTCGGCATCGTGCTGGCCCTGACGATCGTCTCGAGCGTGTTCGCGCTGGTCTCGGCCAGAAGCACCGCCGAGGCCACCCGGCAGATGATGGAAAGCCCCCTGGCCAAGGAGCGGCTCATTTCCGATTGGTACGTGCTGACCTACTCGGCCATCGCGCGGACCTCGATGATCGCGAAGACCACCGACGAGACCTTGCCGGTCACCTTCGCCGACGTGATCTCCGACAGCGTGAAAAGGGGCACCGAGATCAACTCGAAGGTCGAGGCGCTGCTGGTGACCGACGACGAGAAGTCGATGTTCAAGTCGATCATGGAGCGGCGCGCCAAGTACCAGGCGGCCAAGGAGGTGGTGAGCAAGGCCAAGGCGTCCGGCGACTCGGCGGAAACCGAGCGCGCGTTCAAGGAGCAGTTCCAGCCCGCCGCCAAGGCCTATGAGACCGGCGTGCTGGACCTGCTCTCGATGGAGCGCAAGGCCATCAACGACATGAGCCAGGCGATCGACGCCGCGAACGCTCGCGCGTTCACGCTGCGCGTGGCGTTCTTCGTGCTGACGATGGTGTTCGGCGGCGGCTTCGCGGTGCTGATCTCGCGCAGCATCGTCAAGCCGTTGGGCGAGGCGGTGAAGCTGGCCGAGACCGTGGCGGCCGGCGACCTGAGCTCGCGCATCGAGGTGCAATCGAAGGACGAGACCGGGCAGTTGATGCGCGCGCTCAAGGAGATGAACGAGAGCCTTGCGCGCGTGGTCGGCGAAGTGCGCACCGGCACGGACACGATCGCGACGGCGTCGACCCAGATCGCCTCGGGCAATCAGGACCTGTCGTCGCGCACCGAGGAACAGGCGAGTTCTCTGGAAGAGACCGCCGCCTCGATGGAAGAACTCACCAGCACCGTCAAGCAGAACGCGGACAACGCGCGGCAGGCGAACCAGCTCGCGGTGTCGGCGTCGGAAGTGGCGGTGCGCGGCGGCAGCGTCGTTTCGCAGGTGGTTGACACGATGGGCTCGATCAACGCCTCGTCGCGCAAGATCGTGGACATCATCGGCGTCATCGACGGCATCGCCTTCCAGACCAACATCCTGGCACTGAATGCTGCGGTGGAGGCGGCGCGCGCGGGCGAGCAGGGCAAGGGCTTCGCGGTGGTCGCGGCCGAAGTGCGCAACCTCGCGCAGCGTTCGGCAGCCGCAGCGAAGGAGATCAAGGGCCTGATCGACGACTCGGTGGGCAAGGTGGAGGAGGGCAGCAGGCAGGTCGCCGAAGCGGGCCGCACGATGGACGAGATCGTGGGCAGCGTGAAGCGCGTGACCGACATCATGGGTGAGATCACCGCGGCGAGCCAGGAGCAGACCTCGGGCATCGAACAGGTCAACCAGGCCATCGCCCAGATGGACCAGGTCACGCAGCAGAACGCGGCGCTGGTCGAGGAGGCCGCCGCCGCAGCGGGCTCGCTGCAGGACCAGGCGACCAGCCTCGTTCAGGCCGTCAGCGTGTTCCGTCTGGACGCGCATGCGCAAGTCAAGGCAGCGCCCGCGGCGAAGCGCGCGCCGCCCGCCGCACCGAAGGGCCGCGCCAGGCCGGCGCCCGCCGTGCGCGGCAAGGCAGTGAAGACCGAACCCCGGCTCGCCACGTCCGGCGCCGCCTCGGGCGACTGGACCGAGTTCTGA
- a CDS encoding chemotaxis protein CheW yields MQMKTTEPSKAEKPLEFLSFTLGDEEYGIDIQKVQELRGYDAVTRIANAPEFIKGVVNLRGIIVPIIDMRIRFGIGAPSYDQFTVVIVLNIGGRVVGMVVDSVSDVITLTHEQIKPAPAMGSVLDTDYLIGLGTLDERMLILVDIDRLMSSEEMGLVEAAAA; encoded by the coding sequence ATGCAGATGAAGACTACAGAACCATCGAAGGCAGAAAAGCCGCTGGAATTCCTTTCGTTCACCCTCGGCGACGAGGAATACGGCATCGACATCCAGAAGGTGCAGGAGCTGCGCGGCTACGACGCGGTGACGCGCATCGCGAACGCACCCGAATTCATCAAGGGGGTGGTGAACCTGCGCGGGATCATCGTGCCGATCATCGACATGCGCATCCGCTTCGGGATCGGAGCGCCGAGCTACGACCAGTTCACGGTGGTGATCGTGCTGAACATCGGCGGGCGTGTGGTGGGCATGGTGGTGGACAGCGTGTCGGACGTGATCACGCTGACCCACGAGCAGATCAAGCCGGCGCCGGCGATGGGCTCGGTGCTGGACACCGACTACCTGATCGGGCTGGGCACGCTGGACGAGCGGATGCTGATCCTGGTGGACATCGACCGGCTGATGTCCAGCGAGGAGATGGGCCTGGTCGAAGCCGCGGCGGCCTGA
- a CDS encoding methyl-accepting chemotaxis protein, which yields MRVNLPVTQSEYPLPQDAVLVSRTDLKGRISYVNPTFVEVSGYAVEELMGKAHNIVRHPDMPPEAFADMWDTLGRGLPWTGLVKNRRKNGDFYWVQANVTPIRRNNATVGYMSVRSRAERADVIAAEQVYRRIREGKAGDLRIWQGEAVAEGWSDPVGRLRRIPVRRRVFAVTGIAALLSLGLGAAAWVEASALVAKAGAQSWLPHLIVVASVGATLAWAGLGRFLGRTVFRSLDQALDVARAIAGGALLKFEIRPEDETRDLLRALNQMSANLCAIVADVGANVSGVMSTSGQIASGNQDLSARTEQQASSLEETAASMEQLTSTVKQNADNACQANQLAAMASDVAVRGGSVVSQVVETMAAIDTSSRKIADIIGVIDGIAFQTNILALNAAVEAARAGEQGKGFAVVAAEVRGLAQRSATAAKEIKGLIDDSVGKVGAGTALVGEAGKTMQKIVGSVKRVTDIMGEITTASQEQTAGIEQINQAITEMDHVTQQNVALVEQASAAAQALQEQAGGLVDAVSVFKLERN from the coding sequence ATGCGCGTCAATCTTCCCGTCACCCAGAGCGAATATCCGCTGCCGCAGGACGCGGTGCTGGTCTCGCGCACCGATCTCAAGGGACGGATCAGCTACGTCAATCCGACCTTCGTCGAGGTCAGCGGCTACGCGGTCGAAGAACTCATGGGCAAGGCGCACAACATCGTGCGCCACCCGGACATGCCGCCCGAGGCCTTTGCCGACATGTGGGACACGCTGGGCCGGGGCCTGCCATGGACCGGGCTCGTGAAGAACCGCCGCAAGAACGGCGACTTCTACTGGGTGCAGGCGAACGTCACGCCGATCCGCCGCAACAACGCGACGGTGGGCTACATGTCGGTGCGCAGCCGGGCTGAGCGCGCGGACGTGATCGCGGCCGAACAGGTCTATCGCAGGATCCGTGAAGGAAAGGCCGGGGACCTCCGGATCTGGCAGGGCGAAGCCGTCGCAGAGGGCTGGTCCGATCCGGTCGGCCGCCTGCGCCGCATCCCCGTGCGCCGCCGCGTCTTCGCGGTGACGGGCATCGCGGCCTTGCTCTCGCTCGGCTTGGGCGCCGCGGCTTGGGTCGAGGCTTCGGCGCTCGTCGCCAAGGCGGGCGCGCAGAGCTGGCTGCCCCACCTGATCGTGGTGGCCAGCGTCGGCGCGACGCTCGCGTGGGCCGGGCTCGGGCGGTTCCTGGGTCGCACGGTGTTCCGCTCGCTGGATCAGGCGCTGGACGTGGCGCGGGCCATCGCGGGCGGTGCGCTGCTCAAGTTCGAGATCCGTCCGGAGGACGAGACCCGGGACCTGCTGCGCGCGCTCAACCAGATGAGCGCCAACCTCTGCGCGATCGTCGCCGACGTCGGCGCCAACGTGTCGGGGGTGATGAGCACCTCCGGCCAGATCGCCTCCGGCAACCAGGATCTGTCCGCGCGCACCGAGCAGCAGGCGAGTTCGCTCGAAGAGACCGCCGCGTCGATGGAGCAGCTCACCAGCACCGTGAAGCAGAACGCCGACAACGCGTGCCAGGCCAACCAGCTCGCAGCGATGGCGTCGGACGTGGCCGTGAGGGGCGGCAGCGTGGTGTCGCAAGTGGTGGAGACCATGGCCGCCATCGATACCTCGTCGCGAAAGATCGCCGACATCATCGGCGTGATCGACGGCATCGCCTTCCAGACCAACATCCTCGCGCTCAACGCCGCAGTGGAGGCGGCGCGTGCCGGCGAGCAGGGCAAGGGCTTCGCGGTCGTCGCCGCCGAGGTGCGCGGGCTCGCGCAGCGATCGGCCACCGCGGCCAAGGAGATCAAGGGCCTGATCGACGACTCGGTCGGCAAGGTCGGCGCGGGCACCGCGCTGGTCGGCGAGGCCGGCAAGACCATGCAGAAAATCGTCGGCAGCGTGAAGCGCGTGACCGACATCATGGGCGAGATCACGACCGCGAGCCAGGAGCAGACCGCGGGCATCGAGCAGATCAACCAGGCCATCACCGAGATGGACCATGTCACCCAGCAGAACGTCGCGCTCGTGGAGCAGGCCTCGGCCGCTGCGCAGGCGCTGCAGGAGCAGGCCGGCGGCCTCGTCGACGCCGTCAGCGTGTTCAAGCTGGAGCGCAACTAG
- a CDS encoding methyl-accepting chemotaxis protein, with protein MRLKDLKIGRRLAIGFGAMLVLMALIAATGMHRLSNVGSATEQMVAGPLAKERMVAEWAKNLAASIVRTFAIVKATDPATEAYFKKDLAAAQAIINPLQKKIEATMVTPEEKKLYGEVAEARRSVLEMLGVMNKLKADNDIEGANKLVEGPFSAGLAKYEKSVGALADYERAQIDGIAAGIEADHVGGRNVLIALSLAALALGAFAAWRLTAGIVRPLGQAVSVAQTVAAGNLGSRIEVQSRDETGQLLQALKEMNESLARVVGEVRTGTDTIATASSQIASGNQDLSSRTEEQASSLEETAASMEELTSTVKQNADNARQANQLAVSASEVAVRGGGVVNQVVDTMGSINASSRKIVDIIGVIDGIAFQTNILALNAAVEAARAGEQGRGFAVVASEVRNLAQRSAAAAKEIKTLIGDSVGKVEEGSRQVTEAGRTMQEIVESVKRVTDIMGEITAASQEQTSGIEQINQAITQMDQVTQQNAALVEEAAAAAASLQEQAGSLSGAVSVFRFESR; from the coding sequence ATGAGATTGAAGGATCTGAAGATCGGTAGGCGCCTGGCCATCGGCTTCGGCGCCATGCTGGTCCTGATGGCGCTGATTGCCGCCACCGGCATGCATCGGTTGTCCAACGTGGGCAGCGCGACCGAGCAAATGGTCGCCGGCCCGCTGGCCAAGGAGCGCATGGTGGCCGAGTGGGCCAAGAACCTCGCCGCGAGCATCGTGCGCACCTTCGCGATCGTGAAGGCGACCGACCCGGCCACCGAGGCCTACTTCAAGAAGGACCTCGCCGCGGCTCAGGCCATCATCAATCCGCTGCAGAAGAAGATCGAAGCGACCATGGTCACGCCGGAGGAGAAGAAGCTCTACGGCGAGGTGGCCGAGGCGCGCCGCAGCGTGCTCGAGATGCTGGGCGTGATGAACAAGCTCAAGGCCGACAACGACATCGAGGGCGCGAACAAGCTGGTCGAGGGGCCGTTCTCCGCAGGCCTTGCGAAGTACGAGAAGTCGGTGGGCGCGCTTGCCGACTACGAGCGTGCGCAGATCGACGGTATCGCTGCCGGCATCGAGGCGGACCATGTGGGTGGCCGCAATGTGCTGATCGCGCTGTCGCTCGCGGCGCTCGCGCTGGGTGCGTTCGCGGCGTGGCGTCTGACGGCGGGCATCGTCCGTCCGCTGGGGCAGGCGGTGTCGGTGGCGCAGACCGTGGCGGCCGGCAACCTGGGCAGCCGCATCGAGGTGCAGAGCCGCGACGAGACGGGCCAGTTGCTGCAGGCGCTCAAGGAGATGAACGAGAGCCTGGCGCGCGTGGTCGGCGAAGTGCGTACCGGCACGGACACGATCGCGACCGCGTCGAGCCAGATCGCGAGCGGCAACCAGGACCTGTCGTCGCGCACCGAGGAGCAGGCCAGTTCGCTCGAAGAGACCGCTGCCTCGATGGAAGAGCTCACCAGCACCGTGAAGCAGAACGCGGACAACGCGCGCCAGGCCAACCAGCTCGCGGTGTCGGCCTCGGAAGTGGCGGTGCGCGGCGGCGGCGTGGTGAACCAGGTCGTGGACACCATGGGCTCGATCAATGCCTCGTCGCGCAAGATCGTGGACATCATCGGCGTCATCGACGGCATCGCGTTCCAGACCAACATCCTGGCGCTGAACGCGGCGGTCGAAGCAGCGCGCGCGGGCGAACAAGGGCGCGGTTTCGCGGTGGTCGCTTCCGAAGTGCGCAACCTCGCGCAGCGCTCGGCAGCCGCGGCGAAGGAAATCAAGACGCTCATCGGCGACTCGGTGGGCAAGGTCGAGGAGGGCAGCAGGCAGGTCACCGAAGCCGGCCGCACCATGCAGGAGATCGTGGAAAGCGTGAAGCGCGTGACCGACATCATGGGCGAGATCACCGCGGCGAGCCAGGAACAGACCTCGGGCATCGAGCAGATCAACCAGGCGATCACGCAGATGGACCAGGTCACGCAGCAGAACGCCGCGCTGGTCGAGGAGGCCGCTGCCGCCGCCGCCTCGCTTCAGGAGCAGGCCGGCAGCCTCTCGGGCGCGGTGAGCGTGTTCCGCTTCGAAAGCCGCTGA
- a CDS encoding methyl-accepting chemotaxis protein, whose translation MKDWKIGARLGGGFALVLALVAVIAGIGVVRLQKVGDATREMARQSLEKERLATDWLLATSTNSVRTFALLKSEDAEVQEFLQKNIGKTSALINETQKKLEEQLSTPEELALSKDIKAKRSGYVELRNTILKLKADGKADEAQKLSQEKLLPTLDAYDASIRAMVKHQKAQIDQSATSIDELYRSGRNQLVLLAALALAVGSVLAWLLTRSIALPIDEALRIAETVASGDLSQDFETERGGDFGRLLRGMGEMEDKLTDVVGRIRSATDSILVASGQIASGNQDLSSRTEEQASSLEQTAASMEELTSTVKQNADNARQANQLAVSASEVAVKGGRVVNEVVDTMAAINASSRKIVDIIGVIDGIAFQTNILALNAAVEAARAGEQGKGFAVVAAEVRSLAQRSAAAAKEIKSLIDDSVGKVDMGSALVGEAGKTMDEIVGSVRRVTDIMGEITAASQEQTSGIEQINQAITQMDQVTQQNAALVEEAAAAAASLQEQAGGLSQVVSVFRLTHEA comes from the coding sequence ATGAAGGACTGGAAGATCGGTGCACGCCTGGGCGGCGGATTCGCACTGGTGCTGGCGCTGGTGGCCGTGATCGCGGGCATCGGCGTGGTGCGGCTGCAGAAGGTCGGCGACGCCACGCGGGAGATGGCGCGGCAATCGCTCGAGAAGGAGCGCCTGGCGACGGACTGGCTGCTGGCCACGAGCACCAACAGCGTGCGGACTTTCGCCCTGCTCAAGAGCGAGGATGCTGAAGTGCAGGAGTTCCTGCAGAAGAACATCGGCAAGACCAGCGCCCTCATCAACGAGACGCAGAAGAAGCTCGAGGAACAACTGAGCACCCCCGAGGAGCTCGCGCTGAGCAAGGACATCAAGGCGAAGCGCTCCGGCTACGTGGAGCTGCGCAACACCATCCTCAAGCTCAAGGCGGACGGCAAGGCGGATGAAGCCCAGAAGCTGAGCCAGGAAAAGCTGCTGCCCACGCTCGACGCCTACGACGCGAGCATCCGCGCGATGGTCAAGCACCAGAAGGCGCAGATCGACCAGTCCGCGACCTCCATCGACGAGCTCTACCGCTCGGGCCGCAACCAACTCGTCCTGCTCGCCGCACTGGCGCTTGCCGTGGGCTCGGTGCTCGCGTGGCTCTTGACGCGCAGCATCGCCCTACCGATCGACGAGGCGCTGCGGATTGCCGAGACCGTGGCCTCCGGCGACCTCAGCCAGGACTTCGAAACCGAGCGCGGCGGCGACTTCGGCCGCCTGCTGCGCGGCATGGGCGAGATGGAGGACAAGCTGACCGACGTGGTGGGCCGCATCCGCAGCGCCACCGATTCGATCCTGGTCGCCTCGGGGCAGATCGCATCGGGCAACCAGGACCTGTCGTCGCGCACCGAGGAGCAGGCCAGTTCGCTGGAACAGACGGCGGCCTCGATGGAGGAGCTCACGAGCACGGTGAAACAGAACGCCGACAACGCGCGCCAGGCCAACCAGCTCGCCGTCTCGGCGTCCGAAGTGGCGGTGAAGGGCGGCAGGGTGGTGAACGAGGTGGTCGACACCATGGCTGCCATCAATGCCTCGTCGCGCAAGATCGTGGACATCATCGGCGTGATCGACGGCATCGCCTTCCAGACCAACATTCTCGCGCTCAACGCCGCGGTGGAAGCGGCACGCGCAGGCGAGCAGGGCAAGGGATTCGCGGTGGTCGCGGCCGAGGTGCGAAGCCTCGCGCAGCGCTCCGCGGCCGCGGCCAAGGAGATCAAGAGCCTTATCGATGACTCGGTGGGCAAGGTCGACATGGGCAGCGCGCTGGTGGGCGAGGCGGGCAAGACGATGGACGAGATCGTCGGCAGCGTGCGCCGCGTGACCGACATCATGGGCGAGATCACCGCGGCGAGCCAGGAGCAGACCTCGGGCATCGAGCAGATCAACCAGGCGATCACCCAGATGGACCAGGTCACGCAGCAGAACGCGGCGCTGGTCGAAGAGGCCGCCGCCGCGGCTGCATCGCTGCAGGAGCAGGCCGGCGGGCTCTCGCAGGTCGTCAGCGTCTTCAGGCTGACGCACGAAGCGTAA
- a CDS encoding chemotaxis protein CheW, with product MAEFTTLQPRTGGAASRALADAGRLEVVTFTLGDEEYGIDIQKVQELRGYDAVTRIANAPEFIKGVVNLRGIIVPIIDMRIRFGIGAPSYDQFTVVIVLNIGGRVVGMVVDSVSDVITLTHEQIKPAPAMGSVLDTDYLIGLGTLDERMLILVDIDRLMSSEEMGLIEKLAA from the coding sequence ATGGCAGAGTTCACGACCCTTCAGCCCCGCACGGGCGGTGCCGCTTCCCGGGCCCTCGCCGATGCGGGACGGCTGGAGGTGGTCACCTTCACCCTCGGCGACGAGGAATACGGCATCGACATCCAGAAGGTGCAGGAACTGCGCGGCTACGACGCGGTGACGCGCATCGCGAACGCACCCGAATTCATCAAGGGGGTGGTGAACCTGCGCGGGATCATCGTGCCGATCATCGACATGCGCATCCGCTTTGGCATCGGAGCGCCGAGCTACGACCAGTTCACGGTGGTGATCGTGCTGAACATCGGCGGGCGTGTGGTGGGCATGGTGGTGGACAGCGTGTCGGACGTGATCACGCTGACCCACGAGCAGATCAAGCCGGCGCCGGCGATGGGCTCGGTGCTGGACACCGACTACCTGATCGGGCTGGGCACGCTGGACGAGCGGATGCTGATCCTGGTGGACATCGACCGGCTGATGTCCAGCGAGGAGATGGGGCTGATCGAGAAGCTTGCCGCCTGA
- the flgJ gene encoding flagellar assembly peptidoglycan hydrolase FlgJ: protein MAITAMPASSVADTSRSGALDQRFALDVQGVDALKRTTRTSPEEGLRQASRQFEAMFMNMVLKSMREATPQSGLFDSQSEKIYTSMLDQQLSQSLSGRGLGLAEAMLVQLQRQAASGGANMDALAAPMSLLPRGGIPLKPDSGIPLGSSPVPSTRVDLSLYQVNNDRGGSSAATASLQGHVDAFVERMGASAQAASEASGVPAPLILAQAALESGWGKREIRADDGTPSFNLFGIKADKSWQGRVVETTTTEYVDGEPQRVRARFRAYDSYEEAFTDYARFMTRNPRYAGVVTAGDPAEAAHGLQRAGYATDPQYGQKLVRIMQKFG, encoded by the coding sequence ATGGCGATCACCGCAATGCCTGCTTCGAGCGTCGCCGATACGAGCCGCAGCGGCGCGCTGGACCAGCGCTTCGCGCTCGACGTGCAGGGCGTCGATGCGCTCAAGCGCACCACCCGCACCTCGCCGGAAGAAGGGCTGCGCCAGGCCTCGCGCCAGTTCGAGGCGATGTTCATGAACATGGTGCTCAAGAGCATGCGCGAGGCGACGCCGCAAAGCGGCCTCTTCGATAGCCAGAGCGAGAAGATCTACACCTCGATGCTCGACCAGCAGCTCTCGCAGAGCCTCTCGGGCCGCGGCCTCGGCCTCGCCGAGGCGATGCTGGTGCAGCTGCAGCGCCAGGCCGCCTCGGGCGGGGCGAACATGGATGCCCTGGCCGCGCCGATGTCGCTCCTGCCGCGCGGTGGAATTCCGCTGAAGCCGGACTCGGGCATTCCGCTCGGCTCCTCGCCCGTGCCGTCCACCCGCGTCGATCTGAGCCTCTACCAGGTGAACAACGACCGCGGCGGCAGCTCGGCCGCGACCGCCTCGCTGCAGGGCCATGTCGATGCCTTCGTCGAGCGCATGGGCGCATCGGCGCAGGCCGCGAGCGAGGCCAGCGGCGTGCCGGCGCCGCTCATCCTCGCGCAGGCCGCGCTCGAATCGGGCTGGGGCAAGCGCGAGATCCGCGCCGACGACGGCACGCCGAGCTTCAACCTCTTCGGCATCAAGGCCGACAAGAGCTGGCAGGGCCGCGTGGTCGAGACCACCACCACCGAATACGTCGACGGCGAGCCGCAGCGCGTGCGCGCCAGGTTCAGGGCCTACGACTCCTACGAGGAAGCCTTTACCGACTACGCGCGCTTCATGACCCGCAACCCGCGCTATGCGGGCGTCGTCACCGCCGGCGACCCGGCCGAAGCCGCGCACGGCCTGCAGCGCGCGGGCTACGCGACCGATCCGCAGTACGGACAGAAGCTCGTTCGGATCATGCAGAAATTCGGCTGA